A region from the Actinoplanes sp. OR16 genome encodes:
- a CDS encoding rhodanese-like domain-containing protein, with protein MTTPNTDAIAHFAGRLRFETDVSDVHADYEAGASGVVVIDTRNDASWQQGHLPHAVHLPTAQIAARAATVIPPGSRVVTYCWGPGCNGATKAALAFAELGYPVKEMLGGFEYWVREGFPVRESTGVNARPADPLTAPATASCGC; from the coding sequence ATGACTACACCGAACACCGACGCCATCGCCCACTTCGCCGGTCGCCTGCGCTTCGAGACGGACGTGAGCGACGTGCACGCCGACTACGAGGCCGGCGCCTCCGGCGTCGTCGTCATCGACACCCGCAACGACGCCTCCTGGCAGCAGGGGCACCTGCCGCACGCCGTCCACCTGCCCACGGCCCAGATCGCCGCTCGCGCCGCCACGGTCATCCCACCCGGCAGCCGCGTCGTCACCTATTGCTGGGGCCCGGGCTGCAACGGCGCGACGAAGGCGGCCCTCGCCTTCGCCGAACTCGGCTACCCGGTCAAGGAGATGCTCGGCGGCTTCGAGTACTGGGTGCGAGAGGGCTTCCCGGTACGAGAATCCACCGGTGTGAACGCCCGCCCCGCCGACCCCCTGACCGCCCCCGCCACGGCCTCGTGCGGCTGCTAG
- a CDS encoding carbohydrate ABC transporter permease, with translation MTRPVWEERPSPLGQFGKGTILTLVVLAVLVPLWVVVVTSLSSEQTINNAGGYVFQPREFDPSAYLVIFSGGQISDAILVSTFVAVVGTLISLVVTVLAAYGLSRPSSVGHRPILFYFLLTFLIYPGMIPAYLVVTGLGLKDNLLALILPTAISAFNLVVLRAFFMNIPGELLDSARIDGAGEFRILWKIVLPLSKAVTAVVGLFYAVGYWNAFFNAVLYIDRNDLQPVQRVLQQFILAGQSPTSSGTAVYVPGLGSAIPPTLAIKMAVVVVTIVPALIVYPFVQRHFTKGVIIGAVKG, from the coding sequence ATGACACGTCCAGTCTGGGAAGAGCGGCCGTCACCCCTCGGCCAGTTCGGCAAGGGCACGATCCTCACGCTGGTCGTGCTCGCCGTCCTCGTTCCACTGTGGGTTGTGGTGGTCACTTCGCTGTCCTCGGAGCAGACGATCAACAACGCCGGTGGGTATGTGTTCCAGCCGCGTGAGTTCGATCCATCCGCATACCTGGTGATCTTTTCGGGTGGGCAGATCTCGGATGCGATCCTGGTGAGCACGTTCGTGGCGGTCGTCGGCACTCTGATCAGCTTGGTGGTCACGGTGCTGGCCGCCTACGGATTGTCGCGGCCCAGTTCAGTGGGGCATCGGCCGATTCTGTTCTACTTTCTGCTGACATTTCTGATTTATCCGGGCATGATTCCGGCTTATCTGGTAGTCACCGGCCTCGGCCTGAAGGACAACCTGCTGGCCCTGATCCTGCCGACCGCGATCAGCGCCTTCAACCTGGTCGTGCTGCGCGCCTTCTTCATGAACATCCCGGGCGAACTCCTGGACAGCGCCCGCATCGACGGCGCCGGCGAGTTCCGCATCCTCTGGAAGATCGTGCTGCCGCTGTCCAAAGCGGTCACCGCGGTTGTCGGGCTGTTCTACGCGGTCGGCTACTGGAACGCCTTCTTCAACGCGGTCCTCTACATCGACCGCAACGACCTGCAGCCCGTCCAGCGCGTCCTGCAGCAGTTCATCCTCGCCGGCCAGTCCCCGACCTCATCCGGCACGGCCGTCTACGTGCCCGGCCTCGGCTCGGCGATCCCGCCGACCCTGGCGATCAAGATGGCCGTCGTGGTGGTGACGATCGTGCCCGCCCTGATCGTCTACCCGTTCGTGCAGCGCCACTTCACCAAGGGCGTGATCATAGGAGCGGTCAAAGGCTGA
- a CDS encoding sugar ABC transporter permease encodes MSTVVQAASVAKPDEAVKARLTVAARLRRDWPLLLMCFPAMALLLVFHYIPALGNVIAFQDYNPYVGDNPLEAFLYSEWIGFGNFEYLFTSPAFWDAVLNTLTITAFQLVFYFPIPILLAILLNSIMSPRIRSLVQSVVYLPHFFSWVLVVSLFQMMLGGAGLIVQTASQAGFTVPNIMTDPDTFIFLVTSQALWKDAGWGMIVFLAALAAIDTNLYEAAAADGANRWRRMWHITLPGLRPVIILLLILRLGDALNVGFEQFVLQREAVGRDAAEVLDTYVYYQGIAVQQWGVGAAAGLFKAVVGLLLIVGANKVAHKFGEQGIYSKS; translated from the coding sequence ATGAGCACCGTCGTTCAGGCCGCCTCCGTCGCGAAGCCGGACGAAGCGGTCAAGGCTCGGTTGACAGTCGCGGCGCGCCTGCGCCGCGACTGGCCCCTCCTGCTCATGTGCTTTCCGGCGATGGCGTTGCTGCTGGTCTTCCACTACATCCCGGCGCTCGGCAACGTCATCGCCTTCCAGGACTACAACCCGTACGTCGGGGACAATCCCCTGGAGGCGTTCCTCTACAGCGAGTGGATCGGGTTCGGGAACTTCGAGTACCTCTTCACCAGCCCGGCGTTCTGGGACGCGGTGCTCAACACGCTGACGATCACGGCGTTCCAGCTGGTCTTCTACTTCCCGATCCCGATCCTGCTGGCGATCCTGCTGAACAGCATCATGTCGCCGAGGATCCGGTCGCTGGTGCAGAGCGTCGTCTACCTGCCGCACTTCTTCAGCTGGGTGCTCGTGGTGTCGCTCTTCCAGATGATGCTCGGCGGGGCAGGGCTGATCGTGCAGACGGCTTCGCAGGCCGGCTTCACGGTGCCGAACATCATGACCGATCCGGACACGTTCATCTTCCTGGTGACGAGTCAGGCGCTGTGGAAGGACGCCGGCTGGGGGATGATCGTTTTCCTGGCGGCGCTCGCGGCGATCGACACGAATCTGTACGAAGCGGCCGCGGCCGACGGCGCGAACCGCTGGCGCCGGATGTGGCACATCACCCTGCCCGGTCTGCGGCCCGTCATCATCCTGCTGCTGATCCTGCGCCTCGGCGACGCGCTGAACGTCGGATTCGAGCAGTTCGTGCTGCAGCGCGAAGCGGTCGGGCGGGACGCCGCCGAGGTGCTCGACACGTACGTCTACTACCAGGGCATCGCGGTCCAGCAGTGGGGTGTCGGCGCGGCCGCCGGTCTGTTCAAGGCCGTCGTCGGGCTGCTGCTCATCGTGGGCGCCAACAAGGTCGCCCATAAGTTCGGCGAGCAAGGGATCTATTCCAAGTCATGA
- the ftrA gene encoding transcriptional regulator FtrA, with translation MQQAVEVTRRGPSVAVLAFEGMSVFEIGIVSEVFGLPRPEFGFPWYDLTICAETPGPVRVVGGASLYTDHGLDRFAEAETLIVPGVPDVHAGPSPALVETLRTAHARGARIMSICSGAFALAASGLLDGRRATTHWRYADELRSRYPDVDVDADVLYIDDGTVLTSAGSAAGLDLCLHVIRLDHGPTVANAVARRLVVQPHRDGGQAQFVESPVPADPDDDRLARSMEWAVAHLTENITVDVLAQRAHMSPRTYLRRFTRATGTSPIRWLITQRVHASLPLLESGSTPIEEVATAVGFETAVTFRHHFTQTMRTSPSSYRRAFHP, from the coding sequence ATGCAGCAGGCGGTGGAGGTGACCAGGCGCGGGCCGTCAGTGGCGGTGCTCGCGTTCGAAGGCATGTCGGTGTTCGAGATCGGCATCGTCAGCGAGGTCTTCGGGTTGCCGCGTCCCGAGTTCGGATTCCCCTGGTACGACCTGACGATCTGCGCCGAGACACCGGGCCCGGTCCGTGTCGTCGGCGGGGCCAGCCTCTACACCGATCACGGGCTGGACCGGTTCGCCGAGGCGGAGACGCTGATCGTGCCCGGTGTTCCGGACGTGCACGCCGGGCCGTCGCCGGCTCTGGTCGAGACGCTGCGTACGGCACACGCCCGTGGCGCCCGGATCATGTCGATCTGCTCGGGAGCGTTCGCCCTGGCCGCGTCGGGGCTGCTGGACGGGCGGCGGGCGACCACCCACTGGCGGTACGCGGACGAGTTGCGCAGCCGATACCCGGACGTGGACGTGGACGCCGACGTCCTGTACATCGACGACGGCACGGTCCTGACCAGCGCGGGCAGCGCCGCGGGGCTGGATCTGTGTCTGCACGTGATCCGGCTCGACCACGGTCCGACGGTGGCGAACGCGGTGGCCCGCCGGCTCGTCGTCCAGCCGCACCGGGACGGCGGGCAGGCCCAGTTCGTCGAGAGCCCGGTGCCGGCCGACCCCGACGACGACCGGCTGGCCCGGAGCATGGAGTGGGCGGTCGCGCACCTGACCGAGAACATCACCGTCGACGTGCTGGCGCAGCGGGCGCACATGTCGCCGCGCACCTACCTGCGGCGCTTCACCCGCGCGACCGGCACCTCACCGATCCGCTGGCTGATCACGCAGCGGGTGCATGCGAGCCTGCCCCTGCTGGAGTCCGGGTCGACGCCGATCGAGGAGGTGGCCACGGCGGTCGGCTTCGAGACGGCGGTGACGTTCCGCCACCACTTCACGCAGACGATGCGGACGTCACCGTCCTCCTACCGCAGGGCCTTCCACCCCTGA
- a CDS encoding ROK family protein, with the protein MTDVRTMGFTDVRTTNLAVVLSHLRTSGPSSRAAIAASTGLNKATVSSLTSDLIDQRLLRETGTSGNRIGRPGTSLALDGSAYAAIGIQVAADSMTALAIDFAGDQIIRWHRALGAHRAGEIITLAQRAATRVRQQGRSVLGLTVAVPGLVDENGVVRISPTLGWSDLDLRTLVAGSLRQPGLVVTVANQATTAALTNKDPNSIYVSGTAGIEAGVIAHGRPLHGARGFTGQIGRFTLGPAGAPTLHDLAGIEPLVRRALTGFDPESLTDLAPAVEQVAVQARAGDAATLAALRDTGRHLGQGLAMLANLTDPSVIVLGDHYASLAGWLIPAVEAELAAQVLAPSGIRVVASDLGLHAAALGGALSHLDRVDNGSLPKAV; encoded by the coding sequence ATGACGGATGTGAGGACCATGGGCTTCACCGACGTGCGCACCACGAATCTCGCCGTGGTGCTCAGCCATCTGCGCACCAGCGGGCCGAGTTCGCGGGCCGCCATCGCCGCGTCCACCGGGCTCAACAAGGCGACCGTCTCCAGCCTGACCAGCGACCTGATCGACCAGCGGCTGCTGCGCGAGACCGGGACGAGCGGCAACCGGATCGGCCGGCCCGGCACGTCGCTGGCGCTGGACGGGTCGGCGTACGCGGCGATCGGCATCCAGGTCGCGGCGGACTCGATGACCGCGCTCGCCATCGACTTCGCCGGCGATCAGATCATCCGATGGCACCGGGCACTGGGCGCCCACCGAGCCGGCGAGATCATCACCCTCGCGCAACGAGCCGCGACCCGCGTACGGCAACAGGGCCGCTCGGTCCTCGGCCTCACCGTCGCGGTGCCCGGCCTGGTCGACGAGAACGGCGTGGTCCGGATCTCCCCCACGCTCGGCTGGTCCGATCTGGATCTCCGCACGCTGGTGGCCGGCTCACTCCGGCAGCCCGGCCTGGTCGTCACGGTGGCGAACCAGGCGACCACGGCGGCGCTGACGAACAAGGACCCGAACTCGATCTACGTGAGCGGCACGGCCGGCATCGAGGCCGGAGTGATCGCCCACGGCCGGCCGCTGCACGGCGCCCGCGGCTTCACCGGGCAGATCGGCCGGTTCACGCTCGGCCCGGCCGGCGCGCCGACGCTGCACGACCTGGCCGGCATCGAACCGCTCGTCCGCCGCGCCCTGACCGGTTTCGATCCGGAATCGCTCACCGATCTCGCGCCCGCCGTCGAGCAGGTCGCCGTGCAGGCCCGGGCCGGCGACGCCGCGACACTGGCGGCGCTCCGTGACACCGGCCGCCACCTGGGCCAGGGCCTGGCGATGCTGGCGAACCTGACCGACCCGTCGGTGATCGTCCTGGGCGACCACTACGCGTCGCTCGCCGGGTGGCTGATCCCCGCTGTCGAGGCCGAGCTCGCCGCGCAGGTGCTGGCGCCGAGCGGCATCCGGGTGGTCGCCTCTGACCTGGGCCTGCACGCCGCCGCGCTCGGTGGAGCGCTGTCCCATCTGGACCGGGTCGACAATGGGAGCCTTCCCAAAGCGGTCTGA
- a CDS encoding extracellular solute-binding protein → MGASTNRRNFLGLIGLGAASMAGGGLLAGCSKEPGSTGSATTAEQAAGVVPTFKESTLIPPDIKGVRPVADGYIKYPASLADAVTEKAITSGQPISATTPWWGPAPPTDNKLVAAVNADLGGTVNFSIQDGVTYGDKLNTMLGARDVPDLTCIPGWEINKLARFNDAVHVLFEDLTPYLAGDKVSAYPLLAGLDTKAWSDSVWGGKLMGVPFPSDNPFPSLLFYRKDVADQRGIAAPTNLDELYDFGKKMTDPDSGEWAFGDIFQEVLQICGNTGSQNGWAKGADGKVYHRYETENYKRAVEFMTRVYAEKLIHPDIASSKGGDVKTLFKGGKIFMFWDGGGAWKEVWRPAIQADPKFDMQAVKVFGADASTPPVRWGGTPSIMWTFVKKGLGQERTQELLRVLNYVAAPFGTKEWELQNYGVEGTHFKRDSAGTPVTNDLYVKEFANQFIFLGGRPPVIVGGPDIPTYAEAFVNWGNDATKYLEKNPWEGIKVEVPTEQAAIEQPTADKVTDIMRGRRPLSDFDKVVTEWRNGGGDKAREFYAKVLADNGR, encoded by the coding sequence GTGGGCGCGTCGACGAACAGGCGAAACTTCCTTGGGCTGATCGGCCTCGGCGCGGCCTCGATGGCCGGCGGCGGGCTGCTCGCCGGATGCAGCAAGGAGCCGGGCAGCACCGGATCGGCGACCACCGCCGAACAGGCCGCGGGCGTGGTGCCGACATTCAAGGAATCCACTCTGATCCCGCCGGACATCAAGGGCGTCCGCCCGGTGGCCGACGGCTACATCAAGTACCCGGCGTCGCTCGCCGACGCGGTCACCGAGAAGGCGATCACCAGCGGTCAGCCGATCTCGGCGACCACGCCCTGGTGGGGTCCGGCGCCGCCGACCGACAACAAGCTGGTCGCCGCGGTCAACGCCGACCTGGGCGGCACCGTCAACTTCAGCATCCAGGACGGCGTGACCTACGGCGACAAGCTCAACACGATGCTCGGCGCGCGGGACGTGCCGGACCTGACCTGCATCCCGGGCTGGGAGATCAACAAGCTGGCCCGGTTCAACGACGCCGTGCACGTGCTCTTCGAGGACCTGACGCCGTACCTGGCCGGTGACAAGGTCAGCGCGTACCCGCTGCTCGCCGGCCTGGACACCAAGGCGTGGTCGGACTCGGTCTGGGGCGGCAAGCTCATGGGCGTCCCGTTCCCGTCGGACAACCCGTTCCCTTCGCTGCTCTTCTACCGCAAGGACGTCGCCGACCAGCGCGGCATCGCGGCGCCGACGAACCTCGACGAGCTCTACGACTTCGGCAAGAAGATGACCGACCCGGACTCCGGCGAGTGGGCGTTCGGCGACATCTTCCAGGAGGTGCTGCAGATCTGCGGCAACACCGGATCGCAGAACGGCTGGGCCAAGGGCGCCGACGGCAAGGTCTACCACCGGTACGAGACCGAGAACTACAAGCGGGCCGTCGAGTTCATGACCCGGGTCTACGCCGAGAAGCTGATCCACCCGGACATCGCCAGCAGCAAGGGCGGCGACGTGAAGACGCTCTTCAAGGGCGGCAAGATCTTCATGTTCTGGGACGGCGGCGGCGCGTGGAAGGAAGTGTGGCGGCCGGCCATCCAGGCCGACCCCAAGTTCGACATGCAGGCGGTGAAGGTCTTCGGCGCCGACGCGAGCACGCCGCCGGTCCGCTGGGGCGGCACCCCGTCGATCATGTGGACCTTCGTGAAGAAGGGCCTCGGCCAGGAGCGCACCCAGGAGCTGCTGCGGGTGCTCAACTACGTGGCGGCGCCGTTCGGCACCAAGGAGTGGGAACTGCAGAACTACGGGGTCGAGGGCACCCACTTCAAGCGGGACAGCGCCGGGACGCCGGTCACCAACGACCTGTACGTCAAGGAGTTCGCCAACCAGTTCATCTTCCTCGGCGGCCGTCCGCCGGTGATCGTCGGCGGGCCGGACATCCCCACCTACGCCGAGGCGTTCGTGAACTGGGGCAACGACGCCACGAAGTACCTGGAGAAGAACCCCTGGGAAGGCATCAAGGTCGAGGTGCCCACCGAGCAGGCGGCCATCGAGCAGCCCACCGCCGACAAGGTCACCGACATCATGCGCGGTCGCCGGCCGCTCTCCGACTTCGACAAGGTCGTCACCGAGTGGCGCAACGGCGGTGGTGACAAGGCGCGGGAGTTCTACGCCAAGGTCCTGGCAGACAACGGGCGATGA